One stretch of Prunus persica cultivar Lovell chromosome G1, Prunus_persica_NCBIv2, whole genome shotgun sequence DNA includes these proteins:
- the LOC18788507 gene encoding WAT1-related protein At4g28040: protein MGGMQDYKAVVAMIGMQSIFAGLALFTRVALVQGTSPRVFVVYRQAIGSLLLAPFACFAKWRNPCRASLGLKGFCLIFLSSLIGVTANQNAYFEGLYLASSTIASAMANLVPAITFVLATVVGFEKVNLRSVRSNAKIVGTIICVGGAIYMTFIKGTKLLNTQFFGQPSKSLFDMAGENLKLGCLFLLLYSVFASTWVILQVPVSACCPDHLYSAFWMSFLATIQSTIVCLFLEHDLQVWHLHSALELGSLVYAGFYAAVSFFIQTWCISEKGPLYVAMFSPLCTVITTIVAGLFLHEELYLGSLVGAIAVIIGLYVVIWGKAEDPQKRKQEVDSEQPSDQPKMIEVFIDDSSEKTSCKIDLEEPLLPQKLP, encoded by the exons ATGGGTGGGATGCAGGATTACAAGGCGGTGGTGGCTATGATCGGAATGCAAAGCATCTTTGCAGGGCTTGCTCTATTCACTAGAGTTGCTTTGGTACAAGGAACGAGCCCCAGGGTGTTTGTGGTGTACAGGCAAGCTATAGGCAGTTTGCTCCTGGCTCCTTTTGCTTGCTTCGCCAAATG gAGAAATCCATGCAGAGCTTCCTTGGGATTAAAGGgcttttgtttaatatttctGTCCTCTCTTATTGG TGTGACTGCAAATCAGAATGCTTACTTTGAGGGCCTGTATTTAGCCTCTTCAACAATAGCAAGTGCAATGGCTAATCTGGTTCCTGCAATCACCTTTGTACTGGCCACAGTTGTTGG ATTCGAGAAAGTTAATCTGAGAAGCGTGAGAAGTAATGCCAAGATAGTAGGGACAATCATCTGTGTTGGGGGAGCCATTTACATGACATTTATCAAAGGCACAAAGTTATTGAACACACAGTTTTTTGGTCAACCCTCAAAATCTCTCTTTGACATGGCGGGTGAGAATTTGAAGCTGGGTTGTCTATTTCTACTTTTATACAGTGTTTTTGCGTCAACTTGGGTGATTCTGCAG GTCCCAGTTTCAGCATGTTGTCCAGACCACCTATATTCAGCTTTCTGGATGTCTTTCTTGGCAACTATACAATCAACAAtagtttgtctttttttggAGCATGACCTACAAGTATGGCATCTGCATTCAGCTCTTGAACTTGGAAGTTTAGTATATGCA GGATTTTATGCTGCTGTGTCCTTTTTCATACAAACCTGGTGTATATCAGAGAAAGGTCCACTCTACGTTGCCATGTTCAGCCCCCTATGTACAGTTATTACGACCATTGTAGCTGGTCTGTTTCTACATGAAGAATTATATTTGGGAAg CTTGGTGGGTGCTATTGCTGTGATCATTGGCTTATATGTTGTGATATGGGGCAAAGCCGAAGACCCCCAAAAGAGGAAACAAGAGGTAGATTCGGAGCAGCCTTCTGATCAGCCGAAAATGATAGAAGTCTTCATTGATGACTCTTCAGAGAAGACGAGCTGTAAAATTGATCTGGAAGAACCACTTCTGCCACAGAAATTACCTTAA
- the LOC18790827 gene encoding tetraspanin-8 produces the protein MKISNNLVGLLNFITFLLSIPIVVAGVWLSKQGSTECEKFLDKPVIILGVFLMLVSLAGLIGACCRVSWLLWVYLLVMFLLIVVLFAFTIFAFAVTNKGAGKVLSDKGYKEYRLGDYSNWLQKRVSSTKNWNKIKSCLIDSKVCSTFQDKYVNDTISELYKENLSALQAGCCKPSDDCGFTYVSPTNWNNNGNTSSSNPDCNTWANDARVLCFNCQSCKAGLLDNIKSNWKKTAVVNIVFLIFLIVVYSVGCCAFRNTRRDNEYWKH, from the exons ATGAAGATCAGCAACAACCTCGTCGGGCTTCTCAACTTCATCACCTTCCTCCTCTCAATCCCGATCGTCGTAGCCGGAGTGTGGCTGAGCAAGCAAGGCAGCACCGAGTGCGAGAAGTTTCTGGACAAGCCCGTCATCATTCTCGGCGTTTTCCTCATGCTGGTCTCGCTCGCCGGCCTCATCGGCGCCTGCTGCAGAGTCTCGTGGCTCCTCTGGGTCTACCTCCTCGTCATGTTCCTCCTCATCGTCGTCCTCTTCGCTTTCACCATCTTCGCCTTCGCCGTCACCAACAAAGGCGCCGGCAAAGTGCTTTCCGATAAAGGGTACAAGGAGTACAGGCTTGGGGACTATTCTAACTGGCTGCAGAAGAGGGTCAGCAGCACCAAGAACTGGAATAAGATCAAGAGTTGCCTTATTGATAGCAAGGTCTGCTCTACGTTTCAGGACAAGTATGTCAACGATACCATCTCGGAGTTGTATAAGGAGAACTTGTCTGCGCTTCAG GCCGGTTGCTGTAAGCCATCAGATGATTGTGGATTTACCTATGTGAGCCCGACTAACTGGAACAACAACGGTAACACCAGCTCTTCCAACCCCGACTGCAACACATGGGCGAATGATGCAAGGGTTCTGTGCTTCAACTGCCAGTCATGCAAGGCTGGACTGCTGGACAACATAAAAAGTAACTGGAAGAAGACGGCTGTCGTCAACATTGTATTCTTGATCTTCCTCATTGTTGTGTACTCTGTTGGATGCTGCGCATTCAGGAACACCAGGAGGGACAATGAATATTGGAAGCATTAA